The genomic DNA GGCAGGACCATTCCTATCCCTCTGATTTTGTGAAAAGGGCGGTTGTGTACCAAGTTCGCGTTGACAGCCGCGTGCGATTCTGCTGTGGTATTCGTGCCCAAGCGCAGGGTTGGAGAAACCGCAAATGTTCCAAACTTGAATTAGAGACTAAAGGTGTCAGCAAGTAGCAATGTCAATATGCTTCCCATGTGGGCAACTGACAGTTCTCGGTCGAAACTGACAAGTCTTGTTCTTCCTGGCCCAAAGCTTGTGGCTGTGTTGTCTTGCTTCGGCACAGGCTCGACACAGGAACTTGAAGATGGCTACGACGTCCAGGATCTGGCTAGCGTGGCTCTCCGTTGTCCATCTCGCTCCCGTATGAGGTACGGCCACTATACTGACGCGTGCCATGCTTGTTGTCGTTCCGGGCGGAAACGGCGGGAAATGTCAAGTTGTTACTCTGATATCTTTATCGTGACATCTACCTGTTTCTGTAGTGTCCTACATGCCCCTCATGCTGCCATTCAAGAGAATGATCCGGAAGAGCAGCCCTGGAAACAACCCCCTGTATCTCTCTTacgccctcttctcccaaGATATTCGCGACATCCCAATCGTGAAACAAATTTTCGTGCTGATGACTCTCATACGGCCAACAAGGCTCGTGATAACTGTGCGCATACTCAGAGGACCCCGCAATGGACGAGAGGCTGCTGGCTTGGAGGACAGAACTCGAGCTGGCCGCGTCTGCGTCCATCGCAGAGCCGTGATGCTGCGATATACTGCCGGAGCTCATCACGCCGAGCGGATCGCCCTCGGCAGAGTGAGCCGCTTCTGCAGCCGCTTGTGGTGAAATAGCCCCCTCGCGCGCCCACTCGTCAGAGATGGCCGCCAGACCTTCGCCAAGGATCTGCCGTTGAAAAGTCTCAAGATCCTGGCCGGGAGGGACGTTCCAGCTGATGGCGCCGCTGGCTGTCAGGACGTTATGAAGGATCTCGAGTCCGCGGGCCGTCACAAACTCCTGGTACGCCATGGCGCTCGCCATGAGGCTGGCGTCAATGTAGGCCGAGTCCGGCCGGGGATGGTCCGGGAAGAGGATGTCGAAGATGCCGTACCACTGTTCTTCCTCTGTATGTTGCCTCAGTGCCCTCTTACTGAGCTCACCTTGCTGTTTCTGGCTGATGCCAACGGGACGTGGATAGGTTCCCCTCTCGCAAGCCATCTCATTTGTGTGGTTGTCCCTCTTCGTCTCGTCCAAGAAGTTCTTGTAGCAGATGGGACAGTAGATAGGCATATAATGCCTCCTCTTCAAGTGCTGCTTGACGTCACGGATCCGGCTCAGCCTCTTCCCACAACAGCTCCCGTTGAGCCGGCGGTCCTTTTTATAGAACGGGCAAGCCAGAGTCATGTTGGCCTCGTCGGGTCGTTGCCGTTTCCGGGCCCAAGCATTTTCgatctcgtcgtcatcgtcgtcatcgccgttcTTATCCTGCCCCACGCCTCGACCGGGCTGGTGTCTGCCTCGTTTCTTCGGCTGCCCGCTCTCGCGCGGGATAGTAGCTCCCGCAGTTCCACGGGCCGGCCCGGGGCTCCGCTCGTTCCAGGCATGAAAATTGTGGAGGGTCACACGCAGAACAAGATGCTTGATGCTAGACAGAACCGGATGGCCCGAATCCTCTGGCGGTTCGTCCAGGGTGTCCGCCACCCATGTCTGTACGGATTccgtcgtccccgtcgcTGAGTCGTAGGCCCATTCCGAGTCCTCTAGGGACTCGTTACTCAGGGACGGCAGGCGTAGACCATGGCGTTCGCTGTCCGGTCCGGCTGCACGGCTCCGCTCTCTGTCCTGTGCATGTCCCGCCGCAGCGGACCGGACTACGCTTGGCAGTGAGTTCGAGGAGCCACCCATCGCAGAGCACGGCTCGGCAGGCCTTCCTTCGGGCAAGGTAGGCTCGTGGAGGCAGGAATCTTGATGAGCAACTGCCCTACTGTTTTTGTCAACTCTTGAGTAGGAGGATGCCTGCCCTACCAATAACTCGGGCTTTTCTGGAAGGAGTTTGCTCATATCCTGGGCGAGGATTTCCTGTGTTAACGAATCAACGACATCTTGGCGATTGGCTAGCTTAAGGTCCTCCTTGCGAACCCCTTCAACAGTAACCTTGGCGAGGGATTTCTTGTTAGGGACGGTGTCACGGTGTTCGGCTCTAGTACGAAGTTAGCGAATAGCGACGTCTTTCCTTTCCATCCATTACGCACCGTATATATCTGTCCAGCTGCAACCAAAGAGGCGAGATGATCGAGATCGTCGCCTTCTGTAGGAACAAGGGGTCTCGTCGGTCCAGCTCAACGATGTCGCCGCTCTTCCCAACCCTGAATTGCTGGTGAATACATGCCCTAACTGCATCTTCGAACGGCTCCCCGAACTTATGCCGGATCGTCCGGGAGACAAGAAGCTGTTTGGCCGCGACGAAATCAAGAacatcgacgtcgagctcgtcgtcacAGCCAGTTCGGAGGTCGAAGTGGTCCTTGCCAGCGCCATCGCGCCGTATCTCAGAAATACTATGGCCAAACGCCAGCTCCAACAGGCAGAGGCCGAGCCTACCGAGGGCAGGCCCTCGGGACAGGATGGACCACActgtcgacgacggcggtcgAGGATTATTTGGTGCAGTGGAAGAGCCGAACCGATGACGAAAGAGGAGCGGCCTCCCAAATAACGGCTCATACGAAGTCATTGGATCGGCAGCGATGGCCCAGCTGTCCCAGGTCCACGAGTCATCGATCCAAGGGGTTGGTGACAGGTGAACGACGGCAAGGCTGAGTTGCAAAGCCAGCTCTATGCGGCGTTTCCAGTCGAGGTCGGCACCCTGCAGATGCATCCAGTCTTCCAAGGGCGAGATTGACGCGATGTCCTGCTCGGAAGCCAGGGAGTTGAATGAGCATGCCGAGTCCTGGTTCGGTGACTCTGTGCTGGGCTGGATAAAGAATTTGAGCGGCTGGGCATGGTTCGCCTTCATCGCTTGTCCCGACGAGAGACCCTCAGCGATCCCTGGGCATTCAAGATAAACGATGTGAGAGTCATAGCAGTGACATGTGAAGTCTCTCTTGAATGTATCAAAGGCGACTAGCGCGCTCCTTGAGACACCATCGAGGACGTCTATAATACCGGTTGCATTTGGCGGTTGGGATGCACGTGAGAGTAGAGTGTGACCGAATGACAGTCGAGAAGCCAAAAGTTCGTTTGTGTTGGAAACAACATCCAGCCGTTTCTGGAGCCGCGTCCTAGGATTTTTGGGGGGCCCTCTGGCCGAGCCTGAAGCCTTCCCTCTGATCTTGTCCAGTACCCCCTACATTCGAGTCAGCATGTGAGAAAACAGGGGCGTTGTCTAAGCAGCAGTTGAGCAGTCCACAGCATGCATCTTTTTACCTTTGCTCGACCGGCACTGACAAGCTCGGTTTTGAGAATTTGAAGCTGCTCAGTCAGAGTTTGGAGATCGTGAAGCACCTGGGCGGCAGTTTCTCTGCCGAGCTCGTTCTCCAAGCATGGCAACCaggcgttgtcgtcgtgggatgaggaggaggccgaggatggAGAGAAGAGTAGAATCCGCTGTGCGGTCTGATCGAACAGTGTCCTTTCGTTGGCAATGCCCCGCGCCAGTCCGCGAGACTCACGATCAGGCTCTGCAATCTTGTACCTCTCGGCAGCCTCGGTGACTTGAGGAAACACGGCCAACACAGCGCGGACGGGGTCAAGGTCTGACATGTCAATTAATTTGATCTCCGAGCGAGACAACGTGCAAGGATACgtcggtcgtcgtcgttgaagTTGTGGATCTGGAAAGGCGGATGAAATGAGGAAGGTGGAGGATGCGCAAAAGGCgcaggagaagaagtagagAACTCGGAGGCTCGGTGagcatcgacgaggccatgaTGACGACTTGTCACAGGTTATTGGATCAGGTCGAGCCGGGCATGATTGGAGAGCATGCGAGATCTACCCACCAGAAACAGGGCCATGGCGACGACACCCTCAGCCGGGCCAACGGCCTGCAGGTAACTTGACCAAACTTGATCGTAGAAAAAGGGTTGGCGAGCGCCTGTTGAAGTAGATAAAGTGCTCTCTCCAAATTAAGCTGGGTGCATGGAATGGTCTTTCTAGAATGGGTTAGCATTGTGGGATTAGCGACTTGAGTTGAGTATTGCGCTACCTAGTAAGCTTAGCTACCTATCTTACCGGGAATGTGGGAATGTACCTGTAGAAATAGGTAGTATCTATCCGTAGCTACTAGATAACTAGGTAGTTTGGATACTGAATACTAGGCACAGGATACTGGGTATCCTGGATTGAGCCCTTGTCAACCCCGCTGCTGATCCGACCTTCAGACTCGGAAACTACTTCACCATTTCATCTCACCATCACACCCTCAAATGCATCACCTCCCGCTCAAGCGCTTACGGCTTGCGTTACGCTAACAAAAGGCGTGATACCAGACTATCCGTTTACTGGTCGAAAATGTCAGTGTTGGCGTCAGTCTGTCAGATGACCGGCCTCCATCTCACACCCTATTCGGTCCGCTCTGCCAAACACAGGCCAGCAACGATGCGGCTCATGAGGCCGGCGCGGGGGTCTTGATCGGCGATTCGGGCTCGCTGGATTACCACTATCCACTACCGTTGGGGAGCCGCATCCGTATCTTTGCCAGGCTCTGAAAGACATTGACTGCACCAGGTCTTTCCACTCTACTCTGCAGCATTTCGGAAGACATCCACTCACGTCCGGCCTGGGCATCAAACCGAGAACCGAGAACATGCCCGCCGCCACAGACGACGACAGCAAGGCTCAAAGGCAACGCAGGAACCGGGCTCTCCGGGAGAGGGGtcccatcgccgccgagttTGAAGACTGTCAGCAGTCGTTTGTCCGGCTGTCGGATGCCCTTCACCTCAGCCGAAACAGCTATCTGGTTGAGAAATGCTGGCGCAGGTTCAACCTGTGGGACGATGATAGTGGCGCGTCGTCGCGGACTCTTGACTATAACTTGaagagctcgccgtcgcttGTGAAGCAGACGACGAGTCTTCTGCATGATCTAGGATGGACCTTGACCCATGGTAAGTGTGGATATATCTCCTTTTTCCTGGGTCCCTTCTTTGAGCAGTGTAGAGTTGCGTTGAAGTGGGAGGTCTCTAATCCCGGAGCAGCAATCATGGCCGTCCCGCTGGAagagcccgaggacgaggaaacTGAAAGCGGCCTGGCATCGATCAAACCGTTCAACAACTGCGACACGGCACTTTTGTctgtcgacgccgacctAGACAATGTCGACGCTGACGTGGACTACGGCACAGGCCCGTGGCTCCAGGAGGCGCTCGACATTGTCGACAACCTGGTGCACCTCTTGCCGGCTCTCCGAAAACCCTCCGAGATCTCAACGCCCGAGGATGCGACGCTTGACTTCCCCGGTTGCTGTCCGCTCCAATTGTACCAGGAAGTAGCCGACACCATGTTTCCGTCTGCCGATGCCGACTTCTTGAACCGTCTTGCTCGGACTCAGTGGCTCAACGGACTTAGTCTTTCGAGCGTGCATGAGAATTCGGATATGAAGCATAACGCCAACATCTCAGCTCCCACGTCGCAAGATCAGACGCTTCCACGCGGTTGGCCTTCACGCCGGGATACCCGGGAAGTCCAAGCATTCCATCTACTGGAATCCGACAGAATAAGCTCCACCATCCGCTCCTACGCCGAGACGGTACTGTCACGCAACACGATAACCGACCACCGCTCAACTACGTCCTTCGGCGCGTTGTCCCAAGCCCAGCCGGTGCGCCATCCTAATGTGCCGAGTCCTCCCGTGGAGCTTGACCAGCCCGGCGCTGGTCAGTTCGACTGTCCTTACTGTCATTGCGAACTGCCGCTCGCCGTCGGGACCAACATGAGCCACGACGACTGGGCTAGTCACTTCCACCAGGATATGAGGCCATACATCTGCACATTTGGCCAGTCTCGCTGTTGTAACGTCACATTTGCCACCAGAGAAGAATGGTTCCTACACGAGCTCGATTTCCACCGCGCGTCGCAGATTTGGATGTGCGGCTCTTGTGCAGTCGAGTTTCGTAGTGCGGCCGAGTTCGAGAGCCACTTGCTGTCGACCCACTTCGACTTGCCATTGCCACGGGATCTTTCCGGGTTGGCGGAGAGCTGTAAACGATTGTCATACGTCGCCGATGCCTCTTGGGCGTGCGCTATATGCCGTACAATCTGCGGGAGCCTGGAAGAGCTCGAGAACCATGTCGGGAATCACATGGAAGCGTTTGTTTACAATACCGTTTGTGAACACGAGCCTCTGACTGAAGATGATCAAGAAAGCAAAGACATTCTTGGCATAGTTCTCGCAGACTTCCTCTCAGATCAGATTGTGCCAGCAGCCGGTCTcattggcggcggcggtgacgacaacgacgacaacatgGGGACTCGGGCTTACGCGGCCGCCAAGCCTGACGAAGCCGTCAATACTACCCGTTCAGCCAATGCTGGCCTTCTGTTGGACAATGACAAGGCCAATAGACCAGCGGCCGGGCATACAAGCAGTGATTGGACCGAGAAGGTCACCAGTTTTTTGGGCTCGCAGCCGCACAGCCTCGAGGCTGCGAAGTACAACCTGCCTGCCCAGTACCCCAATTTTGCCGGCAGGGAACAAGACCTCCGCCGTATCCACGAGTCCCTATCTGTGCCGGGCCGAATATGCGTTCTCACTGGCGCCTCGGGCATCGGCAAGACGGCCACGGCGGTACAATACGCCTATCGTTtcggcgatggtgacgagTACGCGTACGTCTTTTGGGTGGAGGCCGAGCCTGCGGGGCTCCTTGCAGACAAGTACGCCTCAATCGCCGACGCTCTGGACCTCAATCGCGACGGCGTCCAGGAAGACAAcagcctcctcttccgcgtAAGAGAGCGTCTGTTGAAGCTGGACAAGAGATGGCTGCTGATCTTTGACAACGTCGTATCCTGGACCGACATCAGTCCCTTTGTCACCAAGGCCTTGACCCTTAGCAAAGGCTCAGTGCTCATCACCACCAGGGAGGACCCCCGTCGGTCTCAGCAGATGTGGCTTCATCAACGCCGCATCCGACTGGGACCCCTGTGCACCGACCATGGGCGGGAGCTCCTTCTTACGTCCATCCATCCGCACATCCACAGGGAGGATGTTCACAACGACGAAGACTCGGAGCTGGCAGGAAAGAttgtcgacatcctcgaaGGCCTCCCGCTAGCCATCAGCTTGGTTGTTGGATACGTCAAGGAGTCTGGGTGCACCCTTGGCGATTTCCTTGAGATGTGGGACGAGAAAGAGTTGAGAAGGATGAAACCGAGCAAGACGAGCAACACGACCGGTGCAGACGCCGTCGATACCACCGTCGACTTGTTGTGGGATATTGGTATTCGCGAGGTCCCGAGCAATAGCCGAATGTTGCTCAACATTATGTCCTTTCTGAACCCGGATCGGATACCAAAGAGCCTGCTGGTCGGCGATCACGAAGAGGGCTATCTGGACATGCTGAATTCTTCCGAAAGACTAAGGTTCGTTTAAGCCGCAGCAAAATAAGTCACAGGAGAAGAAGTCTTCTTTCTGACTGACTCTTGACTCTCTAGTTACAAACGAATGATCAACAAGCTCATCAGCCGGCGActcatcgccgtcaaggaggcgCCCAATGCCGAAGTCGAGTACTCTATCCACAGGCTGCTCAAGGAGAAGATCATACTTGACATGGACGACTACAGCATCACCGACGCCTTGCGCAAGACGTTTCGCCTCATTCGGAAGAAGTTCCCACGCGCAAACCACCACCAGGTCCCAGACCCGTCGACCTGGTCAACGTGCCAAGAGTACATGCCGCACATTGAAACCTTTTACCAGATCTTCTGTCGGGAGCGAGGGAGGATCGAACCCCTCGCGTCCGTGAAGCCCCTCGAGCTGGCGGAGCTTTTCTACGACGCGGGCTTTCACGTATGGTCCAGGCGCGGCACCGCCTACGACGGGCAGAGACTGCTGCAGACCGCCATCGACCTTCTCGACGGGGTTCGGTACGAACGCGACTCGAAGCTCCGCGCCGACATCAACTGCATGCTCgggcttctgctgctggagATGGGCTGCGAAGAGCGCGTCGAAGGCGCTCGGTGTCTCCTGGAGGCCCGGCGCATCCGCGAAGTCATTTACCATCAACATCCTGAAGACCACGATAACGACGTGCTTTTCACGAACGCCAACTCAGACTACGCGCTGTGTCTCATGAACGACCACCAGTTCGACAAAGCGGGCGAGGAGATGCGGAGGTGCTTCGGACGCTACGAGGTCTGGGGCCCCCAGTTAGAAAACCCGTTTGAGAATTCAAAGTACTACGGCAACTATAGCGTCGTCCTCATGTTTCAGGGCAGGATGGACGAGGCCATAGGTTCGGTGGAGAGATGCCTTGAGCTAACGCAGCGGTTCTCGGGGAAAAAGGCCCAGTGGTACCGGCGGGTCTTCCTGCTCGCAAGCATACATCTCCAGGCGGGCGACGTCCAGAAGGCCCTAGACCTGCACCTAGAGACGCTGGCGGCCCGgttcgagctcggcgggaAGCATAACACCAACTTCATTCTAAGTCTCTACGCGGTCGGTGCCACTTACCATCACCTAAAGAATCTGGAGCAAGCCACGTAAGTGCAATCTCATCTTTGGGCCCGCGGACGGAGGCCTGTCGAGGACATAGCACTGGCATCCACCCCAAAGAAGACTGCTAACTGCGCTTATGCGTTCTTGTTCGTAGCCAGTACATGAATGAGTGCGTCGAGTATGCGACGAATGCGCAGTGGTCGAAGGTGGGCATTGGCAGGGCCAAGTTGCACCTCGCGACACTCTACGAGGAACAGGGACTCGAAGACAAGAAGGTGCAGACACTTAAGGCAGAGGCAAGGAAGGTTTTGGAGGAGTACCGGAGCTATGCGGCGGAGTGCGTACAGAGCACAAACGATGAGCTGATGATCTTTGACGATCTGCAGCCGACGTTACTCGGACGCTACACCGGGACGGCGCTGCTCAAGCATCTGCAAGCCAACCtaccccgtcgtcgtccttgctCTCTTGGCAGCGAGTACTGATGTAGTGATGCCGGACATGTGCGCTCCTGTCAGTGTGAAAGACATTGGGTTGTGGTGCTTGCGTTATTGTCCGAATCGATACAGCGGCATGGGATGATTTTAAAGGTTTTGAGATGTCCATTATTCTAGCTGACGCCGACATGGCGTTACAGTCATGGAGTTCTGCTAATTATTCCCAACACAACTTCCGTCCATTAAAGTGACGCACCCTTCCACCACGCAAAAGATCCGGAGGCGATCCCTCTTTGCAGCACATGGGTCGTGCCCAATAATAGGCATCAAGAACGGCTCCGATGACGAGAGAGAGGCCCTACGGCAGGAATCTCTAGGGCCCCGGTCCGAAATCCAGGTGGGTCGATCTCCCGTTGAACGAAGGTGGGTGAGGCCAATAAAGCAAGGTAATCGTATATAAGCAGCGTCTCGGCGTGTTTGCGCAAGCCGAGCCCGACAGGAGCAAGCCCTTTTCGTAGGGCCAgtgggcaggcaggcagtcGTCCTGATTTTGGAGTTCGAAGGACGAGTTCGAGTGCAGCCTTGAGAGTAACGGTATACTACTATGAGCCTCTGTCCTCAGCTGCATGGCTGTAGGGGAAGAAAAGGCGGGCTCAGCGTACAAGCCTCACGGGAAAGGCGCGTGCTATGCGGCCATGGACCCCTCGCTGTAGCAGACCTTGATTCTGCGGTCGTAGTAGACGACAGTGTCCTTCTCAACGGCGAAGTTGGGGTCGTCGGGCTCCGACCCATAGTGTCTTTTCCACGGCTGGGAGAGGTGCTTGGTGTTGGCCGTGGCAGAGAGGGCCCAAGACGGCAGGGAGACGACGGGCTTGTCACCAGGCCGGATCCCATCGTCCGAAGATCGGGACGATGGGCTGTTGCCGATCTGCTTAGGTCGCTGGCCCATAGTGGTAATGACGTAGAAAAGGCGGACAAGGCTCGGCAGAGGAGATCGGTTGATGGCGGCAGCCGATTGTTCTCTTTCCCCTTAGGCTTCGAACGAAGTAAAAGGATGGACGCTGACGAAGATTATATGAGATCGTTCCCCCTGCAGGCTTCCTTGGTCCAGACCGGATCTGGTTGGCCAACTTCGGCTTAGGCTCTGGCGGTAAAGTACCTTGAGGTACCGTGTTGGAATGCGCAGGGAAATGTCTGTCTGTCTAGCAGCGTCATTCCGGGGGCACATACTTCCTTGATCCAGATGATAAAGTATCAGCGGATCCCCTCCGGATCCTGCCCCGAATCCCTTCACCCCGAACCGACACACTGAGAGTAGTTTCCGTTCTGTTTtgcctctttttctttccacGGCGCCGGAACGATACCTTCGTATCGATCAATGGCGTGCGGCACCGTCGAGGCTGAGGTCGACTATCTCCAGAGGCTCCCGCTTTACCAGCGAGAAAAGCCGTTCCAGCTCTTCGTGCCCATTCACGAGCGCGACCAAGACGCACGCTCAACGAACCTCGCGTTCGAAAAGAAGACGCAGACGTTTGTCGACATGCGGGGACGTACTGGCGAGTTCTCTCTGGACACGCACGGGTTCCAGGTCGAAACGGTTCCGAACAAGCTTGCTCCGCATTTCTTCAGAGACCGGGAGGTGGTCGAGAGGGAATACTTGCCCGAGGTAGAAGGGCTTCTACGAGGCGTTGGGGGGGGCTGCGATCGCGTTTTTATCTTTGATTGGAGGGTAAGTTTTTGCTATGCCATGGTGTCCCCCGAGGGAACCGAAAGATGTCCATGCTGACTGATGGCGTCAGTTGCGT from Colletotrichum higginsianum IMI 349063 chromosome 3, whole genome shotgun sequence includes the following:
- a CDS encoding Het and ankyrin domain protein produces the protein MSDLDPVRAVLAVFPQVTEAAERYKIAEPDRESRGLARGIANERTLFDQTAQRILLFSPSSASSSSHDDNAWLPCLENELGRETAAQVLHDLQTLTEQLQILKTELVSAGRAKGVLDKIRGKASGSARGPPKNPRTRLQKRLDVVSNTNELLASRLSFGHTLLSRASQPPNATGIIDVLDGVSRSALVAFDTFKRDFTCHCYDSHIVYLECPGIAEGLSSGQAMKANHAQPLKFFIQPSTESPNQDSACSFNSLASEQDIASISPLEDWMHLQGADLDWKRRIELALQLSLAVVHLSPTPWIDDSWTWDSWAIAADPMTSYEPLFGRPLLFRHRFGSSTAPNNPRPPSSTVWSILSRGPALGRLGLCLLELAFGHSISEIRRDGAGKDHFDLRTGCDDELDVDVLDFVAAKQLLVSRTIRHKFGEPFEDAVRACIHQQFRVGKSGDIVELDRRDPLFLQKATISIISPLWLQLDRYIRAEHRDTVPNKKSLAKVTVEGVRKEDLKLANRQDVVDSLTQEILAQDMSKLLPEKPELLVGQASSYSRVDKNSRAVAHQDSCLHEPTLPEGRPAEPCSAMGGSSNSLPSVVRSAAAGHAQDRERSRAAGPDSERHGLRLPSLSNESLEDSEWAYDSATGTTESVQTWVADTLDEPPEDSGHPVLSSIKHLVLRVTLHNFHAWNERSPGPARGTAGATIPRESGQPKKRGRHQPGRGVGQDKNGDDDDDDEIENAWARKRQRPDEANMTLACPFYKKDRRLNGSCCGKRLSRIRDVKQHLKRRHYMPIYCPICYKNFLDETKRDNHTNEMACERGTYPRPVGISQKQQGELSKRALRQHTEEEQWYGIFDILFPDHPRPDSAYIDASLMASAMAYQEFVTARGLEILHNVLTASGAISWNVPPGQDLETFQRQILGEGLAAISDEWAREGAISPQAAAEAAHSAEGDPLGVMSSGSISQHHGSAMDADAASSSSVLQASSLSSIAGSSEYAHSYHEPCWPYESHQHENLFHDWDVANILGEEGVREIQGVVSRAALPDHSLEWQHEGHVGHYRNR
- a CDS encoding Transcriptional xre family; amino-acid sequence: MPAATDDDSKAQRQRRNRALRERGPIAAEFEDCQQSFVRLSDALHLSRNSYLVEKCWRRFNLWDDDSGASSRTLDYNLKSSPSLVKQTTSLLHDLGWTLTHAIMAVPLEEPEDEETESGLASIKPFNNCDTALLSVDADLDNVDADVDYGTGPWLQEALDIVDNLVHLLPALRKPSEISTPEDATLDFPGCCPLQLYQEVADTMFPSADADFLNRLARTQWLNGLSLSSVHENSDMKHNANISAPTSQDQTLPRGWPSRRDTREVQAFHLLESDRISSTIRSYAETVLSRNTITDHRSTTSFGALSQAQPVRHPNVPSPPVELDQPGAGQFDCPYCHCELPLAVGTNMSHDDWASHFHQDMRPYICTFGQSRCCNVTFATREEWFLHELDFHRASQIWMCGSCAVEFRSAAEFESHLLSTHFDLPLPRDLSGLAESCKRLSYVADASWACAICRTICGSLEELENHVGNHMEAFVYNTVCEHEPLTEDDQESKDILGIVLADFLSDQIVPAAGLIGGGGDDNDDNMGTRAYAAAKPDEAVNTTRSANAGLLLDNDKANRPAAGHTSSDWTEKVTSFLGSQPHSLEAAKYNLPAQYPNFAGREQDLRRIHESLSVPGRICVLTGASGIGKTATAVQYAYRFGDGDEYAYVFWVEAEPAGLLADKYASIADALDLNRDGVQEDNSLLFRVRERLLKLDKRWLLIFDNVVSWTDISPFVTKALTLSKGSVLITTREDPRRSQQMWLHQRRIRLGPLCTDHGRELLLTSIHPHIHREDVHNDEDSELAGKIVDILEGLPLAISLVVGYVKESGCTLGDFLEMWDEKELRRMKPSKTSNTTGADAVDTTVDLLWDIGIREVPSNSRMLLNIMSFLNPDRIPKSLLVGDHEEGYLDMLNSSERLSYKRMINKLISRRLIAVKEAPNAEVEYSIHRLLKEKIILDMDDYSITDALRKTFRLIRKKFPRANHHQVPDPSTWSTCQEYMPHIETFYQIFCRERGRIEPLASVKPLELAELFYDAGFHVWSRRGTAYDGQRLLQTAIDLLDGVRYERDSKLRADINCMLGLLLLEMGCEERVEGARCLLEARRIREVIYHQHPEDHDNDVLFTNANSDYALCLMNDHQFDKAGEEMRRCFGRYEVWGPQLENPFENSKYYGNYSVVLMFQGRMDEAIGSVERCLELTQRFSGKKAQWYRRVFLLASIHLQAGDVQKALDLHLETLAARFELGGKHNTNFILSLYAVGATYHHLKNLEQATQYMNECVEYATNAQWSKVGIGRAKLHLATLYEEQGLEDKKVQTLKAEARKVLEEYRSYAAECVQSTNDELMIFDDLQPTLLGRYTGTALLKHLQANLPRRRPCSLGSEY